A stretch of the bacterium genome encodes the following:
- a CDS encoding thymidine kinase, whose protein sequence is MSPAHPRLRSLHAGWIEVIAGGMFSGKSEELIRRLRRAAIARQSVQAFKPSLDDRYDAAAIVSHDERRVASTPVADVAALRRALAPDTQVVGIDEAQFLGPELVPLCVELARRGKRVIVAGLDMDYCGEPFEPIPQLMAVAEEVTKTHAVCLVCGAPASHSQRIAAGSGRVLVGAAEAYEPRCRDCFEPPAAAVGAPAAAAADADPRPRS, encoded by the coding sequence ATGAGCCCTGCCCATCCGCGCCTGCGCTCGCTGCACGCGGGCTGGATCGAAGTGATCGCCGGCGGCATGTTCAGCGGCAAGTCCGAGGAACTGATCCGCCGCCTGCGCCGCGCGGCCATTGCTCGCCAGTCGGTGCAGGCCTTCAAGCCCAGCCTCGATGACCGCTACGACGCCGCGGCGATCGTCTCCCACGACGAGCGGCGGGTGGCCTCCACCCCCGTGGCCGACGTGGCCGCGCTGCGCCGCGCCCTCGCGCCGGACACGCAGGTCGTCGGCATCGACGAGGCCCAGTTCCTCGGCCCCGAGCTGGTGCCCCTCTGCGTCGAGCTGGCCCGGCGGGGCAAGCGCGTGATCGTCGCCGGGCTGGACATGGACTACTGCGGCGAGCCCTTCGAGCCGATCCCCCAGCTGATGGCCGTCGCCGAGGAGGTGACGAAGACGCACGCCGTCTGCCTGGTGTGCGGCGCGCCGGCCTCGCACAGCCAGCGCATCGCCGCCGGCAGCGGGCGCGTGCTGGTCGGCGCGGCCGAGGCCTACGAGCCGCGCTGCCGCGACTGCTTCGAGCCGCCCGCGGCTGCCGTCGGGGCGCCCGCCGCGGCCGCCGCCGACGCCGATCCGCGGCCCCGCTCGTGA